One Picrophilus oshimae DSM 9789 genomic region harbors:
- the speE gene encoding polyamine aminopropyltransferase, with translation MRLIENWFSERYSDNLQLSFRVQDQLLSVKTDYQRIDLFNTYDFGKLLSIDGTVQLTEKDEYIYHEMITMVPYYCTAKSDSALIIGGGDGGAAKRLIDLGIKRIVNVEIDQNVVEISRKYFPELADSFNNKNVELIIGDGIKYVKDTDESFDLIIIDSTDPVGPAEGLFNKSFYENARARLSDDGIIVTQSGSPYYQPEALKMATKGMLDVFSNVRTYIAFIPTYPSGLWSFTMASKSEIMQRKEKVIPGRYFNEDVLKGSFYLPEFVKNIIKSI, from the coding sequence GGTTTTCAGAGAGGTATTCAGATAATCTGCAGCTGTCCTTTAGGGTTCAGGATCAGCTTCTATCGGTTAAGACAGATTATCAGAGAATAGACCTTTTCAATACATACGATTTCGGAAAGCTTCTATCTATAGATGGCACCGTTCAGCTGACGGAAAAGGATGAGTACATTTACCACGAGATGATAACAATGGTTCCGTACTATTGCACCGCAAAATCTGACAGTGCCCTTATAATAGGCGGTGGTGATGGTGGTGCTGCCAAGAGGCTTATAGACCTTGGAATAAAGAGGATTGTAAACGTTGAAATAGACCAGAACGTTGTTGAAATATCAAGGAAGTACTTTCCGGAGCTGGCAGATTCATTTAATAATAAAAACGTTGAGCTTATAATAGGGGATGGAATAAAATATGTAAAGGATACAGACGAATCATTTGATTTAATTATAATAGATTCAACAGATCCGGTTGGTCCAGCAGAGGGTCTTTTCAATAAATCATTCTATGAAAATGCAAGGGCCAGGCTTAGCGATGATGGTATAATAGTAACCCAGTCAGGGTCACCATATTACCAGCCCGAGGCACTTAAAATGGCCACCAAAGGAATGCTTGATGTCTTTAGCAACGTAAGAACCTACATAGCATTTATACCAACGTATCCAAGCGGTCTCTGGTCATTTACCATGGCATCAAAATCTGAAATAATGCAAAGAAAGGAAAAAGTCATTCCTGGAAGATATTTCAATGAGGATGTTTTAAAAGGATCATTTTACCTTCCTGAATTCGTCAAGAATATAATAAAATCTATTTAA
- a CDS encoding TIM barrel protein — MIKFGVAGIPLTSKGRTYIDSIIDVLNLGLNSLEVQLLRVNVNDTPATEYAGMYPKDVEDSIIVDVLRPDENGNYQSVGVETEIEEDDIVQELFWNMARNYNELAEGMELAKELDVDVSIHAPYYMDMLSDDEMAEKSINHLKWAIIIGKAMGARRVITHTGFYHSGRESSMSRAISIYSDILKMYPADKGYPYIGVEATSKSDIFGTVEELLYLARAVKGIEPILNFPHIHSITNGSLIEPSNFSDLIERFLPYAHGDLYTEFAGVDYENGNEVKITAIKHGDLKFETLAEVLSVLDNDMTIISMSPLLEHDAQYMQLMYMRSLLKKYQKKTLKR; from the coding sequence ATGATAAAATTTGGTGTTGCCGGTATTCCATTAACAAGCAAGGGCAGAACATACATAGATTCAATAATAGATGTCTTAAATCTTGGTTTGAACTCACTTGAGGTTCAGCTTTTAAGGGTAAATGTAAACGATACGCCTGCTACCGAGTATGCAGGAATGTATCCAAAGGATGTGGAGGATTCAATAATAGTTGATGTGCTAAGACCTGATGAGAATGGAAATTATCAGAGTGTTGGTGTTGAAACCGAGATAGAGGAGGATGATATAGTCCAGGAGCTTTTCTGGAACATGGCAAGAAACTACAACGAGCTTGCAGAGGGCATGGAGCTTGCAAAGGAGCTTGATGTTGATGTATCGATACATGCACCTTACTACATGGACATGCTGTCAGATGATGAAATGGCCGAGAAATCAATAAATCATTTAAAATGGGCCATAATAATAGGAAAGGCCATGGGTGCCAGGCGTGTTATAACACATACAGGTTTCTATCACTCGGGCCGTGAGAGCAGCATGTCAAGGGCCATATCGATATATTCGGATATATTAAAAATGTATCCTGCCGATAAGGGATATCCATACATAGGCGTTGAGGCAACCAGTAAAAGCGATATCTTTGGCACCGTTGAGGAGCTTTTATACCTTGCAAGGGCCGTTAAGGGCATAGAGCCCATTCTAAACTTCCCGCATATACATTCAATAACAAATGGATCATTAATAGAGCCATCAAATTTCAGCGACCTCATTGAAAGGTTTCTGCCTTACGCGCATGGTGATCTATATACAGAATTTGCCGGCGTCGATTATGAAAACGGCAATGAGGTAAAAATAACCGCAATAAAGCATGGTGATCTAAAATTCGAAACCCTTGCGGAGGTTCTTTCAGTCCTTGATAATGATATGACAATTATATCAATGTCCCCGCTTCTTGAGCATGATGCACAGTATATGCAGTTAATGTACATGCGATCCCTGCTGAAAAAATATCAGAAAAAGACGCTAAAGAGGTGA
- a CDS encoding DUF3198 domain-containing protein, with protein MPSPLRKLQIPLYIIIAIASLFFFVISSDYLIFGDTSIENSVHIVIGRYYYYLFAVSLIFLIYGLYESYSGIKDTIDFNRYIGSESKKMFMEHLTELERISKRFDGSYEERLEEAKKKWKLKSLK; from the coding sequence ATGCCAAGCCCATTAAGGAAATTGCAGATACCTTTGTATATAATCATAGCGATAGCATCATTATTCTTCTTTGTAATAAGTTCAGATTATTTAATATTTGGAGATACATCAATTGAAAATTCGGTTCATATTGTTATAGGTAGATACTATTATTATTTATTTGCCGTTTCATTGATATTCCTTATATATGGACTCTACGAATCCTATTCAGGCATAAAGGACACAATTGATTTTAACAGGTACATAGGCAGCGAGAGCAAGAAGATGTTCATGGAGCATCTAACCGAGCTTGAGAGGATATCAAAGAGATTTGACGGCTCATATGAGGAAAGACTTGAGGAGGCAAAGAAAAAGTGGAAATTAAAGAGCCTTAAATAG
- a CDS encoding DUF5611 family protein — protein MVRDYPVKKNIKISKEFIYETVKNVTGNAEILNDHIKSSYPGMKSMDLWTDGKKLYAETETDRDYNNPMETIKTYNELIEKLTGYTAKERKKLLSK, from the coding sequence ATGGTAAGGGATTATCCAGTTAAAAAAAATATTAAGATTAGCAAGGAATTTATATACGAAACTGTGAAAAATGTTACAGGAAATGCAGAGATTTTAAATGATCACATAAAATCGAGCTATCCTGGCATGAAATCTATGGATCTCTGGACTGATGGAAAGAAGCTCTATGCAGAGACCGAGACTGACAGGGATTACAATAATCCAATGGAAACGATAAAAACGTACAATGAACTAATAGAAAAACTAACAGGATACACTGCAAAGGAGAGAAAGAAGCTATTATCAAAGTAG